From one Paenibacillus sp. FSL K6-1330 genomic stretch:
- a CDS encoding GMC family oxidoreductase codes for MAKKLPKTDVVIIGVGWAGGIIASELTKNGLSVVGLERGKERVTEDYYMAHDELRYALRYDLMQDLSKETITFRSTEKIRALPMRQYGSFLLGEGLGGAGVHWNGQTFRFLPYDFKIRSMTEERYGKDKIPPEMMIQDWGITYDQLEPFFDKFEKTTGISGEENPLAGKRSNPYPTPPMLHTPSMKMFTEAAKKLKLNPYTVPSANLSESYTNPDGIARAGCQYCGYCERFGCEYGAKADPVVTVIPVAKKTGKFEIRTHSYVRRILHTGGKATGVMYTDLTTGEEIEQPADIVVSTGYVFNNTRLMLLSKIGKPYDSSSGTGVIGKNYAYQVIKGTAAGFFEDQFNLFAGAGSLGMGLDDYNGDNFDHSDLKFIHGGNIAHTVTGQRPIQNNPVPEDTPRWGKEFKANSLKYANSVLSVGSQGSSMPYRHHYLDLDPTYKDAYGDPLIRITFDFEEQDRQLARYLSDRCAEILQEMGAQNIMKLKELGPYEITTYQSTHNTGGVIMGENPGNSAINNYMQMWDMENLFVVGASAFPHNSGYNPTGTVGALAYRAADGILEYSKKGGLLV; via the coding sequence ATGGCTAAAAAATTACCTAAAACGGATGTTGTCATCATTGGCGTCGGCTGGGCTGGCGGCATTATCGCTTCGGAACTGACCAAGAACGGTTTATCCGTTGTCGGATTGGAGCGAGGTAAAGAAAGAGTGACGGAAGACTATTACATGGCTCACGATGAACTCCGTTATGCGCTTCGGTACGATTTAATGCAGGACCTCTCCAAAGAAACGATTACATTTCGAAGCACTGAAAAAATACGTGCGCTTCCAATGAGGCAATATGGCTCGTTCTTGTTAGGCGAGGGATTGGGAGGAGCCGGGGTGCACTGGAACGGGCAAACATTCCGTTTCTTGCCTTACGATTTTAAAATTCGGAGCATGACGGAAGAACGATATGGGAAAGATAAAATACCGCCGGAAATGATGATCCAGGACTGGGGTATAACCTATGATCAGCTTGAGCCGTTCTTTGATAAGTTTGAGAAGACGACCGGCATCTCCGGCGAGGAAAATCCCTTGGCAGGGAAACGTTCGAATCCTTACCCGACACCGCCTATGCTTCACACGCCATCCATGAAGATGTTCACAGAAGCGGCGAAAAAACTGAAGCTCAATCCCTATACGGTGCCTTCAGCCAATCTGTCGGAAAGCTATACGAATCCGGATGGCATTGCCCGTGCAGGTTGTCAGTATTGTGGGTATTGCGAGCGGTTTGGGTGTGAATACGGGGCGAAAGCGGATCCGGTCGTTACCGTGATTCCTGTTGCCAAAAAAACCGGAAAGTTCGAAATCCGGACCCATTCCTATGTAAGACGAATCCTGCATACGGGAGGTAAGGCAACAGGTGTCATGTACACGGACCTAACGACGGGAGAGGAAATCGAACAGCCAGCGGATATCGTCGTTTCAACGGGGTATGTATTTAATAATACTCGTTTGATGCTTCTCTCTAAGATCGGTAAACCGTACGACTCGTCCAGCGGAACAGGTGTGATTGGCAAAAACTATGCTTATCAGGTCATCAAGGGGACCGCCGCCGGATTTTTTGAGGATCAATTCAATCTGTTTGCTGGAGCGGGAAGCTTAGGAATGGGCTTGGACGATTATAACGGCGACAATTTTGATCACTCGGATCTGAAGTTCATACATGGGGGGAACATCGCCCATACGGTAACAGGACAAAGACCCATTCAGAACAATCCTGTTCCGGAGGATACACCGCGTTGGGGAAAAGAGTTTAAGGCGAATTCCTTGAAGTATGCAAACAGCGTGCTGTCCGTGGGCTCCCAAGGATCTTCTATGCCTTATCGGCATCACTACCTAGACTTGGATCCCACTTACAAGGATGCATACGGAGATCCGTTGATTCGAATCACGTTCGATTTCGAAGAGCAGGACCGTCAGTTGGCTAGGTATCTTTCTGATCGCTGCGCGGAGATCCTGCAGGAGATGGGGGCCCAGAATATTATGAAGTTGAAGGAACTGGGACCTTACGAAATAACGACATACCAATCGACTCATAATACCGGTGGGGTTATTATGGGTGAGAATCCTGGCAATTCAGCCATCAACAACTACATGCAAATGTGGGATATGGAAAATTTGTTTGTCGTGGGTGCATCCGCTTTCCCGCATAATAGCGGCTATAATCCGACAGGTACGGTCGGGGCTCTTGCGTATCGCGCAGCGGACGGAATCCTCGAATACAGCAAAAAGGGCGGGTTGCTCGTATAA
- a CDS encoding cytochrome c, with translation MFKKGLLFVMLLSAFAFAVVACGGNDAAEPAPAPADNGGQAPQEGATGGDANNDAAMTLYNANCMACHATDLGGGGNFPSLQNVGSKHDASEIAGIISNGRNGMPAFQGKLTEDEINVLSQWLAAKK, from the coding sequence ATGTTCAAAAAAGGGTTGCTGTTTGTCATGCTTTTGTCAGCTTTTGCTTTTGCAGTGGTGGCATGCGGTGGAAATGATGCAGCAGAGCCTGCTCCAGCTCCAGCAGATAACGGGGGACAAGCTCCACAGGAAGGAGCAACCGGCGGGGATGCCAACAACGATGCAGCGATGACGCTGTACAATGCCAACTGCATGGCTTGCCATGCTACCGACTTAGGCGGGGGCGGAAACTTTCCCAGCCTCCAAAACGTAGGCTCCAAGCACGATGCCAGCGAAATTGCAGGTATCATTTCGAATGGGCGCAATGGAATGCCGGCATTCCAAGGCAAGCTGACGGAAGACGAAATTAATGTGCTGTCCCAATGGCTGGCTGCCAAAAAATAA
- a CDS encoding helix-turn-helix domain-containing protein → MNFFCSDPFYISRESKSRSSIPSFHYHDAYEILYIVSGELHYCIGSQPFQLVGGSMLLIRKNDGHRLINPNGAPFERVTLLFQEDFLGGLLTEDSSFHPLSPFQTGSGSIRLKGQEQGYVEGIFAKMAAESVNGFPESNFYLKILLSELLVFIHRILNSGRQYINASTNQVHQRISHIAHFINHHYEQRLTLEELTSRFHVSPSHLSRTFKESTGFTLIEYVNHVRIKQACHLLKESHLQVSEIAESVGFENSTHFGRTFKSIIGLSPLKFRKNHQADIRP, encoded by the coding sequence ATCAACTTTTTTTGCTCCGATCCCTTTTATATCAGTCGAGAGAGCAAATCCCGATCGAGTATTCCTTCATTCCACTATCACGACGCTTATGAAATTCTGTATATTGTCTCTGGCGAGCTGCATTATTGTATTGGAAGTCAGCCGTTTCAGCTTGTGGGCGGTTCCATGCTGCTCATTCGTAAGAATGACGGACATCGTCTGATCAATCCTAACGGTGCGCCATTTGAAAGGGTGACCCTGCTCTTCCAAGAAGATTTCTTAGGTGGGTTGTTGACCGAGGATTCGTCTTTTCATCCTCTCTCCCCTTTCCAAACAGGTTCCGGCTCCATCCGGTTAAAGGGTCAGGAGCAGGGGTATGTCGAAGGGATTTTTGCGAAGATGGCCGCCGAATCGGTCAACGGATTTCCAGAGTCGAATTTCTATCTCAAAATCCTGTTGTCCGAGCTTTTGGTGTTCATCCACCGTATTCTAAACAGCGGCCGTCAATACATAAATGCCTCAACCAACCAGGTTCATCAGCGTATTTCCCATATTGCCCACTTTATCAATCACCACTACGAACAGCGTCTGACATTAGAGGAACTCACCAGCCGATTCCATGTAAGTCCCTCCCATCTTAGTCGAACCTTCAAGGAATCAACAGGGTTTACTCTGATCGAGTATGTGAATCACGTACGGATCAAGCAAGCGTGTCATTTGTTGAAAGAATCCCATTTACAAGTTTCCGAAATCGCCGAAAGCGTCGGCTTCGAAAATTCCACCCATTTCGGCCGCACGTTTAAAAGCATAATCGGTCTCTCTCCCCTGAAATTCCGTAAAAATCATCAGGCGGATATACGGCCGTAA
- a CDS encoding alpha/beta hydrolase, with product MTETFVSSYSTCSIKCRTVVCFFAGVLTYRNNFEDAASEVARRYPNAKILMIFPYGMANGIAGSSLIHLLARQLTQVGYDLVREQSRRVVNAGQIIREHAADTDQLILIGHSAGGVVAYKAGLYLEEKYDFRGIHVFAVGCPKFYLKDIPYNERFTYITGQNPDRITRIGSWRKPGSRVYRGSPGREIQLDFNPDHQGWRFHASYFLKSVWMDSNEAFHTNSVDLVSKIHELYPGN from the coding sequence ATGACAGAGACGTTCGTATCCTCCTATAGCACATGTTCGATAAAGTGCCGGACGGTGGTTTGTTTTTTTGCCGGTGTCCTGACCTATCGTAATAATTTTGAAGATGCTGCAAGCGAGGTTGCCCGAAGATATCCGAATGCCAAAATCTTGATGATCTTTCCGTATGGGATGGCAAACGGCATAGCGGGGTCCTCGTTAATCCATCTGCTAGCCCGGCAGCTTACTCAAGTTGGCTATGACTTGGTTCGCGAGCAGTCTCGCCGGGTAGTGAACGCAGGGCAGATCATCCGCGAGCATGCAGCAGATACGGATCAACTGATCCTGATCGGGCACAGCGCTGGAGGCGTGGTCGCCTATAAGGCAGGGCTTTATTTGGAGGAGAAGTACGACTTTCGGGGTATCCATGTATTTGCTGTGGGGTGTCCAAAGTTTTATTTGAAGGACATTCCTTACAATGAACGGTTTACATATATTACGGGCCAGAATCCGGACAGGATCACTAGAATTGGCAGTTGGCGCAAGCCGGGTTCCAGGGTGTACCGGGGAAGTCCGGGGCGCGAGATTCAACTTGATTTTAATCCGGACCATCAGGGATGGCGGTTTCATGCTTCTTATTTTCTGAAATCGGTATGGATGGATTCAAACGAAGCGTTCCATACCAATTCAGTAGATCTGGTTTCCAAAATCCACGAGTTGTACCCGGGAAACTAA
- a CDS encoding glycosyl hydrolase family 8, whose protein sequence is MRIKKKRGRNPQKMFLLFLALLLIPWTLPANSYADSVTGKPELASDGPGKAAEALIAEWVFKNKGEGGIHPATGGLNKSSSILQQIGGYFEYYDSKAQDISYQGWDNGQGKKYWLAMVSTSAYKNIKLSSEQSSSGSAPNDFKVQVSTDRTVWTDVPGGTVQMNIVSSYNCPNQSCILNNVSLPNADDKQMLYIRWVVNSNKPTNPKDNPKGIGSGGSSKIRNIRVTGEPISGTTPEQPTIDISYVPGQGAENVAVTTPIEVKFNKPITVTAKQDITVRDGQNQPVPSLAVDVINQTTLRIGHGGLGQGKSYRVTIPQTAVQGKDGSPLIQNIEWSFTTVGSVSQPKLINMTLNGDPKTSMAFAWYTDTSAGTKVQVAESTGTGNVFPKEGVLEFTGTSEEISTYMAKGDRTTGKKKKFFSHKASANGLKPGTDYVFRVGDGSIWSSVGSFKTDTATPQPYRFIVGADSQASSKSGFEPWADTFKKAYEHIGNPKFLINAGDLVDNGDLEEQWQWMLGLAQEHLMKVPFVPVLGGHEVSDWDGDATTPNNNFYNHFNLPRKVVDATHDGSVYSFEYGDALYMVYNSQFDGKLNEDGSVDWDDDQHEQFWNQIDWMRNTVAKTDKKWKFVTLHKAPYAAGDNSAQWEGDRVKFYRKNLIPVFDELGIDMVFEAHDHMYMRSFQMYGDKVIDPKKLEKDEAGNVVNPQGTVYLMSNAFGNKFYYKNEPYDDFFAAINNQPKKKMFTDVSVADQILKFDAYTAAVEDEGKSGYGKNGLKVYDHYGIKRTDTKPDPVEGAQVKLQGTKATLTWKAPSSSKEQVRGFRIYEKDDKISKHWSLYVPVKSGTSQYSVVIDKLNPDIQYNLVIKSVGRRDNSSPVTVSTSNQTEGNEPPSALDGLAGKGVSPFQIDLTWRAPSGKAPDRYHVYRNDSHVGTTKEITYTDTGLTPDTEYRYKVTAVTAGGVESLPSEEIRLKTMSSSQGTGPYKPFPQHTAYTSGSIKPNHMQQAQLDATVARLYDEWKQKYLKKKPYLQSTEPDQYYVWYADGDWFQEEFDKELNVKYQAMTVSEAHGYGMLITAHMAGHDPKAKAYFDGLYRYFRAHPSKINPDLMAWKQGDTGQAVVDVSGVDSATDGDMDIAYALLLADRQWGSDGEINYLAEAKKVIDAIMKSDVNHAEWTLKLADWVSDDDAKYGSATRPSDFMLQHLKDFKNASGDANWDRIIDKTYSISEGLYKKYSPNAGLLPDFVVKKNGSYAPADSTFLESETDGDYSYNSSRIPWRIGTDALMTGETRAKEQLNKMTSWIRQVTGNDPSKIYGGYKLDGSKALVDYTDTSFSAPMMVSAMINPANQEWLNRLWDHNASISTNDDVYFGNTLRLLSMIVVSGNWWSPTIADTEAPMQPTIEEAVAVSDSTVELKWTPSFDNAGIAEYKVYRNNTVIGTSNTTDYKDSGLTPNTMYQYFIVAYDTSGNMSKISNVRIVSTGKQ, encoded by the coding sequence ATGCGAATCAAGAAGAAAAGAGGAAGGAATCCGCAAAAAATGTTCTTATTGTTTTTAGCATTATTGTTGATCCCCTGGACATTGCCGGCAAATTCATATGCCGACTCCGTGACGGGTAAGCCCGAGCTAGCCTCCGATGGGCCGGGGAAAGCGGCCGAGGCCTTAATCGCCGAATGGGTCTTCAAGAACAAGGGAGAAGGAGGCATCCATCCTGCAACCGGAGGGCTCAACAAGTCTTCCTCCATCCTACAACAGATCGGAGGATATTTTGAATACTACGACAGTAAAGCCCAAGATATTAGCTACCAGGGCTGGGATAACGGCCAGGGCAAGAAATATTGGTTGGCCATGGTTTCTACTTCAGCCTACAAGAATATCAAACTATCCTCGGAGCAAAGCTCTTCGGGTTCCGCTCCTAACGATTTCAAAGTACAGGTAAGTACCGACCGAACGGTATGGACAGACGTTCCGGGAGGCACGGTTCAGATGAATATCGTTTCAAGTTACAATTGTCCTAATCAATCCTGCATACTTAATAACGTCTCCCTGCCGAATGCAGACGATAAGCAAATGCTGTATATTCGCTGGGTGGTTAACTCTAATAAGCCAACCAACCCTAAAGATAATCCGAAAGGCATTGGATCGGGAGGTTCCAGTAAAATTCGGAACATTCGCGTAACCGGAGAACCGATTTCTGGAACAACGCCTGAACAGCCTACCATCGACATTTCCTATGTGCCGGGACAAGGTGCGGAAAATGTTGCCGTAACAACGCCGATTGAGGTTAAGTTTAATAAACCGATCACGGTAACGGCCAAACAGGATATCACGGTTCGGGATGGCCAGAATCAGCCTGTTCCAAGCCTTGCCGTCGATGTCATAAACCAAACGACCTTGCGCATTGGGCATGGCGGATTAGGTCAAGGGAAAAGCTACAGGGTTACCATTCCCCAAACTGCGGTCCAAGGAAAAGACGGCTCTCCCCTGATTCAAAATATCGAGTGGAGTTTTACGACTGTAGGTTCAGTCTCTCAGCCGAAACTCATTAACATGACCTTGAACGGCGATCCTAAAACAAGCATGGCTTTCGCTTGGTACACGGATACCTCGGCCGGAACGAAAGTCCAGGTAGCCGAATCAACGGGAACCGGTAACGTGTTTCCGAAAGAGGGTGTTCTTGAATTCACCGGAACTTCCGAGGAAATTTCGACTTACATGGCCAAAGGTGACAGAACGACGGGTAAGAAGAAAAAGTTTTTCAGCCATAAAGCAAGCGCGAATGGATTAAAGCCGGGAACCGATTATGTATTCAGGGTAGGCGACGGTTCGATTTGGAGCTCCGTGGGATCGTTTAAAACCGATACAGCAACACCGCAGCCATATCGCTTTATCGTGGGAGCCGATTCTCAGGCCTCGAGCAAATCAGGCTTTGAACCATGGGCAGATACCTTCAAGAAAGCTTATGAACATATTGGTAACCCCAAATTTCTGATCAATGCCGGCGATCTGGTTGATAATGGCGACCTGGAAGAGCAGTGGCAGTGGATGCTCGGGCTCGCGCAGGAGCATCTGATGAAAGTGCCATTTGTACCCGTACTGGGCGGACACGAAGTATCGGATTGGGACGGGGATGCCACAACGCCGAATAATAACTTTTACAACCATTTCAATCTGCCACGGAAAGTGGTGGATGCGACACATGATGGCTCGGTCTATTCTTTTGAATACGGCGACGCGCTTTACATGGTGTACAACTCGCAGTTTGACGGCAAGCTGAACGAAGACGGCTCCGTCGACTGGGATGATGATCAGCACGAACAGTTTTGGAATCAGATTGATTGGATGCGGAATACGGTGGCGAAGACCGACAAGAAGTGGAAATTCGTGACGCTTCACAAAGCGCCTTATGCAGCTGGCGATAATTCCGCGCAATGGGAAGGGGATCGCGTTAAATTTTACAGGAAAAATCTGATTCCGGTTTTTGACGAACTTGGCATCGATATGGTGTTTGAAGCTCACGATCATATGTATATGCGTTCCTTCCAAATGTACGGGGACAAGGTCATCGATCCGAAAAAACTGGAAAAAGACGAAGCAGGCAACGTCGTCAATCCTCAAGGAACGGTGTATCTGATGTCCAATGCGTTTGGAAACAAATTTTATTACAAGAACGAACCGTATGACGACTTCTTTGCAGCAATTAACAACCAGCCGAAGAAAAAAATGTTTACGGATGTGTCGGTTGCAGATCAAATTCTGAAATTCGATGCCTATACGGCCGCTGTTGAAGATGAAGGAAAGAGCGGATACGGGAAAAATGGGCTGAAGGTGTACGATCATTACGGTATCAAACGAACAGACACCAAACCGGATCCGGTGGAGGGAGCACAGGTTAAACTCCAAGGTACCAAAGCTACGTTGACCTGGAAGGCGCCGTCCTCAAGTAAAGAGCAGGTAAGAGGATTCCGTATTTACGAAAAGGATGACAAGATCAGCAAGCATTGGAGCCTCTATGTACCAGTGAAGTCGGGAACGTCGCAGTACAGCGTTGTTATCGACAAATTGAATCCGGATATCCAATATAATCTGGTGATCAAGTCTGTTGGCAGAAGAGACAATTCCAGCCCAGTCACGGTAAGCACTTCGAATCAGACCGAGGGGAATGAGCCCCCATCCGCTTTGGATGGTTTGGCGGGCAAAGGCGTGTCTCCTTTCCAAATTGACCTGACCTGGAGAGCCCCATCCGGCAAGGCGCCGGATCGTTATCATGTTTACCGCAACGATAGTCACGTTGGAACAACCAAGGAAATAACATATACCGATACCGGGCTGACGCCTGACACGGAATATCGGTACAAGGTGACGGCCGTTACTGCGGGAGGAGTCGAATCGCTGCCGTCTGAAGAAATCCGCTTGAAAACGATGTCTTCTTCACAAGGCACCGGGCCTTACAAGCCGTTTCCGCAGCATACGGCCTACACCTCCGGCTCGATCAAGCCAAATCATATGCAACAAGCGCAACTGGATGCAACCGTTGCCCGGCTGTATGATGAGTGGAAGCAGAAATACTTGAAAAAGAAGCCATATCTTCAATCTACGGAGCCGGATCAGTACTACGTCTGGTATGCCGACGGGGACTGGTTCCAAGAAGAGTTTGACAAGGAGCTTAATGTCAAGTATCAAGCGATGACCGTTTCGGAAGCGCACGGATACGGGATGCTGATCACCGCACATATGGCGGGCCATGATCCTAAAGCTAAGGCTTATTTTGACGGACTATATCGATATTTCAGAGCACATCCAAGTAAGATCAACCCGGACCTTATGGCTTGGAAGCAGGGCGATACAGGTCAGGCCGTCGTGGATGTCAGCGGCGTGGATTCGGCCACGGACGGTGATATGGATATCGCATATGCGTTGCTCCTTGCGGATCGCCAGTGGGGAAGCGATGGTGAGATCAATTACTTGGCCGAAGCCAAAAAAGTAATTGACGCGATCATGAAGAGTGATGTTAATCATGCTGAGTGGACATTGAAGCTTGCAGATTGGGTAAGCGACGACGATGCTAAATATGGCAGTGCTACACGTCCTTCCGATTTTATGCTTCAGCATTTGAAAGACTTCAAAAACGCGAGCGGAGACGCCAATTGGGACCGCATCATCGACAAAACCTATTCCATCAGTGAGGGATTATACAAAAAGTACAGTCCGAATGCGGGGCTGCTGCCCGATTTTGTGGTCAAGAAAAACGGCAGCTATGCTCCGGCAGATTCAACATTCCTGGAGTCTGAAACGGACGGGGACTATAGTTATAACTCTTCACGTATTCCTTGGCGGATCGGTACGGACGCTCTCATGACAGGGGAAACTCGTGCCAAGGAGCAGCTAAATAAAATGACGTCATGGATTCGCCAAGTGACCGGGAATGATCCAAGCAAAATATATGGTGGTTACAAGCTGGATGGATCAAAAGCACTCGTGGATTATACGGATACTTCATTTTCTGCGCCGATGATGGTCAGCGCCATGATAAATCCGGCGAATCAGGAGTGGCTCAACCGATTATGGGACCACAATGCCTCCATCTCCACGAATGATGATGTGTACTTTGGGAATACGCTGCGTCTCCTAAGCATGATTGTCGTTTCGGGTAACTGGTGGTCACCGACCATCGCGGATACCGAAGCGCCGATGCAGCCAACCATCGAAGAAGCGGTAGCCGTATCCGATTCAACGGTGGAATTGAAATGGACTCCTTCATTCGATAATGCGGGCATTGCAGAGTATAAGGTTTATCGGAATAATACCGTCATTGGAACGTCGAATACGACGGATTATAAGGATAGCGGCTTGACGCCGAATACAATGTATCAATATTTTATCGTTGCGTACGATACTTCCGGTAACATGTCCAAAATCAGCAATGTCAGAATCGTCTCAACTGGGAAGCAATAA
- a CDS encoding response regulator transcription factor, which yields MPTILVADDDANIRELVCLFLRNDGFTTAEAADGKEAMNVYASTHVDLVVLDIMMPNMDGWTLCKELRRVNPDLPILMLTARGETWEKVKGFELGTDDYLTKPFDPLELTVRVRALLKRYRIGSTQTIQLGSVTLDRQTYKVMRGTEALTLPLKEFELLYKLAGTPGQVYTREQLIDQIWGIDYAGDDRTVDVHIKRLRERFAATSDFRIETVRGLGYRLEVYE from the coding sequence ATGCCTACTATACTGGTTGCTGACGATGATGCGAATATTCGCGAACTCGTCTGTTTATTTCTAAGGAACGACGGATTCACAACGGCCGAGGCCGCGGACGGCAAGGAAGCAATGAACGTCTATGCCTCAACGCATGTTGATCTTGTCGTGCTCGATATTATGATGCCGAATATGGATGGCTGGACGTTGTGCAAAGAGCTCCGAAGAGTTAATCCTGATCTTCCGATACTTATGCTGACAGCGAGAGGCGAAACATGGGAGAAGGTAAAAGGATTCGAACTTGGAACAGACGATTACCTGACCAAACCTTTCGATCCATTGGAGTTAACGGTGCGTGTGAGAGCATTACTTAAACGATACCGGATCGGCTCTACACAGACGATTCAGTTAGGAAGCGTTACACTTGATCGGCAAACCTATAAGGTGATGAGAGGAACAGAGGCGCTCACGCTGCCGCTCAAGGAGTTCGAATTGCTGTATAAGCTTGCTGGTACACCCGGACAAGTCTATACGCGCGAGCAATTGATCGATCAAATTTGGGGGATTGATTATGCTGGAGATGATCGAACCGTAGATGTACATATCAAACGCTTGCGCGAACGGTTTGCGGCTACATCTGATTTTCGGATCGAAACGGTTCGTGGGCTTGGCTACCGGCTTGAGGTTTACGAATGA
- a CDS encoding amino acid permease: MAKQDEVSLQKKLRPRHISFMAMGGVIGTGIFKGSAETISLAGPGVIFSYIFAGLLLLVVMGAMTEMATVYPGRNMKDFVREAFGKRVSFVMGWMYCFMWLSVCVIEVIAAGSFLQYWFPEVPLWLLSLASAALIILINMMSVGSFGEVEFWLAGIKIAMIISFIVLGSFLMFGIIPSSDTPYLQNFTAHGGFLPNGWFAIFSALLVVTFSYGGSELIGLTLTETENAEKILPKVVRNFILRVILFFTLPLLIICGLIPWNQLGGESSPFVQVLSATGLQGAAHIMNFILVTAVLSAANSGIYGATRMIYSMAAAGEAPRSLAKTTSKGIPLNTLKLCAIILLAGSLLGLIAQDQLFRVLMAVPGFVVVLVWICICFSQLKLRKAYPVQPSFKVWGFPYVTVFTALCLSVITILFLIDGQNRVSISVCLSVLLLLVVWSIMKFKKEAETHN; this comes from the coding sequence ATGGCAAAACAGGATGAAGTTTCATTACAGAAGAAATTGAGGCCAAGGCATATCAGCTTTATGGCGATGGGCGGTGTAATCGGCACCGGGATATTTAAAGGAAGTGCCGAGACGATCAGTCTCGCCGGTCCGGGCGTTATTTTCTCTTATATCTTTGCGGGACTGCTTCTTCTGGTCGTTATGGGAGCGATGACGGAAATGGCTACGGTGTATCCGGGCCGCAATATGAAGGATTTTGTTCGCGAAGCCTTTGGTAAGCGGGTTTCTTTTGTCATGGGCTGGATGTATTGTTTCATGTGGCTGTCGGTATGCGTGATTGAAGTGATTGCGGCAGGCAGCTTTCTGCAATACTGGTTTCCGGAGGTTCCGCTGTGGCTGCTAAGCCTTGCAAGTGCGGCACTCATTATTTTAATCAATATGATGAGTGTTGGAAGTTTTGGCGAAGTGGAATTCTGGCTTGCCGGGATAAAAATCGCCATGATTATTAGTTTTATTGTGCTGGGAAGTTTTCTGATGTTTGGCATTATTCCGAGTTCGGACACCCCGTACCTTCAGAATTTCACCGCACATGGCGGGTTTTTGCCAAATGGATGGTTTGCCATATTCTCGGCTCTGCTTGTCGTCACCTTTTCGTATGGAGGCTCCGAGCTGATAGGTCTCACATTAACCGAGACCGAGAATGCGGAGAAAATCCTGCCTAAAGTTGTACGCAACTTTATTTTAAGGGTGATTTTGTTCTTTACGCTGCCGCTCCTGATTATTTGCGGATTGATTCCATGGAACCAGCTGGGGGGAGAGTCAAGTCCTTTCGTGCAAGTGTTGTCCGCTACGGGATTGCAGGGAGCAGCCCACATCATGAATTTCATACTGGTAACGGCCGTACTGTCTGCAGCTAACTCCGGCATTTATGGTGCGACGCGCATGATCTATTCCATGGCTGCCGCCGGGGAGGCTCCAAGGAGCCTGGCTAAGACCACGAGCAAAGGCATTCCGCTCAATACGTTGAAACTCTGCGCAATCATACTATTAGCGGGTTCCTTGCTTGGATTGATCGCTCAGGACCAACTGTTTCGGGTTCTGATGGCGGTTCCGGGCTTCGTTGTGGTGCTGGTATGGATTTGTATTTGTTTCTCCCAGCTGAAGCTTCGCAAAGCTTATCCGGTGCAGCCCAGCTTTAAGGTATGGGGCTTCCCCTATGTAACTGTGTTTACTGCGCTTTGTCTATCGGTGATCACGATCCTCTTCCTCATCGATGGACAGAATCGGGTCAGCATCAGCGTATGTCTGTCCGTTCTGCTGTTATTGGTTGTCTGGTCCATTATGAAATTCAAAAAAGAGGCAGAAACGCATAACTGA